One genomic region from Equus asinus isolate D_3611 breed Donkey chromosome 8, EquAss-T2T_v2, whole genome shotgun sequence encodes:
- the LOC139039716 gene encoding cationic amino acid transporter 4-like isoform X2, with protein MEMASLRWLLQVPDPVPGEGRPQRCRQLAWCSSQLSTMARGLPSTARLAHFCQKLNRLKTLEEPTMEKSLRRHLTTLELTLLGVGATVGVGLYVLMGTVAQEMAGPAVIVSFSVAAVASLLAALCYVEFEARVPCTDSPYLCTYVSMGELWAFLVGWIVLLQCLISGAAMARSWSHNLDAIFSHNIRSFTEAHVGIWQVPFLAQYPDFLAAVIILVASGYVSSGVRTSSWVNHTFSAISLVIILFIIILGFVLARPHNWSAEEGGFAPFGFTGIMTGAAICFYAFVGFGAIAASSVEARNPKRAVLKATAISLVLVAGTYILVSTVLTLMVPWHSLDPYWALADAFHQRGYSWAGFIVAAGSICAINTVLLNIFLFLQRMVCAMAADGLLFQVFAHVHPRTQVPVVGIMVLGVLMAFLALLLDFKALVHFLSIGTLLECTVLPTSIIIIRFRKAPSGSQDPDSPEGTEQASPEPGQLRSALRPYLRFLGGCRPGAAVAWALGVLVGSAITLDCVLVFGDSALNLPPWGYTLLLLLSSATFLLSLLVLGAHQQQRRQDTFQVPMVPLIPAVSILLNVFLMLHLSYLTWLGLSICLLLVYFGYGIWHSKENQRKRPGLAVPLGSLEEMVPALQPPSQTPAQEPSHTEQPSSP; from the exons ATGGAAATGGCAAGCCTCAGGTGGCTCCTGCAGGTTCCAGATCCAGTTCCAGGGGAGGGCAGGCCACAAAG GTGCCGGCAGCTGGCTTGGTGCTCCTCTCAGCTGTCAACCATGGCCCGGGGACTGCCCAGCACCGCCAGACTGGCGCACTTTTGCCAGAAGCTGAACCGGCTGAAGACACTGGAGGAGCCCACCATGGAGAAGTCGCTGCGGCGCCACCTGACCACACTGGAACTGACCCTGCTGGGCGTGGGTGCCACGGTGGGCGTGGGCCTCTATGTGCTCATGGGAACTGTGGCTCAGGAGATGGCTGGCCCTGCAGTGATTGTGTCCTTCAGCGTGGCTGCCGTGGCCTCCCTGCTGGCAGCCTTGTGTTACGTGGAGTTTGAGGCACGTGTGCCCTGCACGGACTCTCCCTACCTCTGCACCTATGTGTCCATGGGTGAGCTGTGGGCCTTCCTCGTTGGCTGGATTGTGCTTCTCCAGTGTCTCATCAGTGGAGCTGCCATGGCCCGCTCCTGGAGCCACAACCTAGACGCCATCTTCAGCCACAACATCCGCAGCTTCACTGAGGCCCATGTCGGCATCTGGCAGGTGCCCTTCCTGGCCCAGTACCCAGACTTCTTGGCTGCTGTCATCATACTTGTTGCTTCTGGATATGTCTCCTCTGGAGTCCGCACCTCTTCTTGGGTCAATCACACCTTCTCTGCCATCAGCCTTGTCATCatcctcttcatcatcatcctGGGATTTGTCCTGGCCCGCCCGCACAACTGGAGTGCTGAGGAGGGCGGCTTTGCGCCCTTTGGTTTCACCGGCATCATGACTGGTGCCGCCATCTGCTTCTATGCCTTCGTGGGCTTTGGCGCTATTGCTGCCTCCAGTGTTGAGGCCCGGAACCCAAAGCGAGCAGTGCTTAAGGCCACTGCCATCTCTCTTGTCCTGGTGGCTGGCACCTACATCCTCGTCTCCACAGTCCTCACGCTCATGGTGCCCTGGCACAGCCTGGACCCTTACTGGGCACTCGCTGATGCCTTCCACCAGCGGGGCTATAGCTGGGCGGGCTTCATTGTGGCGGCTGGCTCCATCTGCG CCATCAACACTGTCCTGCTCAACATCTTCTTGTTCTTGCAACGCATGGTCTGTGCCATGGCTGCCGACGGGCTCTTATTCCAGGTGTTTGCCCACGTGCACCCCCGGACCCAGGTGCCTGTGGTGGGCATCATGGTGCTTGGGGTCCTCATGGCTTTCCTGGCACTGCTGCTGGACTTCAAGGCACTGGTACACTTCCTCTCCATTGGGACGCTGCTGGAATGTACTGTTTTGCCCACCAGCATTATCATTATACGCTTCCGAAAGGCCCCATCCGGTTCTCAGGACCCAGACAGCCCtgagggcacagagcaggctTCACCTGAGCCCGGGCAGCTGCGATCAGCCCTGAGGCCCTACCTCCGCTTCCTGGGTGGGTGCAGACCCGGAGCCGCTGTGGCTTGGGCCCTCGGTGTCCTGGTGGGCTCGGCCATCACCCTGGACTGTGTGCTGGTCTTTGGGGACTCGGCCCTGAACCTCCCGCCCTGGGGCTAcaccctgctgctcctgctcagcTCCGCCACGTTTCTGCTCAGTCTCCTCGTCCTGGGGGCCCACCAGCAGCAGCGCCGGCAGGACACCTTTCAG GTTCCCATGGTGCCCCTGATTCCCGCCGTGAGCATCCTCCTCAACGTCTTCCTCATGCTGCACCTGAGCTACCTGACCTGGCTGGGCTTGTCCATCTGTCTGCTTCTCG TGTATTTTGGCTACGGCATCTGGCACAGCAAGGAGAACCAGCGGAAACGGCCAGGGTTGGCTGTCCCACTCGGCAGCCTGGAGGAGATGGtgccagccctgcagccccctAGCCAGACGCCAGCGCAGGAGCCCAGCCACACAGAGCAGCCCTCTAGTCCATGA
- the LOC139039716 gene encoding cationic amino acid transporter 4-like isoform X1: MEMASLRWLLQVPDPVPGEGRPQRCRQLAWCSSQLSTMARGLPSTARLAHFCQKLNRLKTLEEPTMEKSLRRHLTTLELTLLGVGATVGVGLYVLMGTVAQEMAGPAVIVSFSVAAVASLLAALCYVEFEARVPCTDSPYLCTYVSMGELWAFLVGWIVLLQCLISGAAMARSWSHNLDAIFSHNIRSFTEAHVGIWQVPFLAQYPDFLAAVIILVASGYVSSGVRTSSWVNHTFSAISLVIILFIIILGFVLARPHNWSAEEGGFAPFGFTGIMTGAAICFYAFVGFGAIAASSVEARNPKRAVLKATAISLVLVAGTYILVSTVLTLMVPWHSLDPYWALADAFHQRGYSWAGFIVAAGSICAINTVLLNIFLFLQRMVCAMAADGLLFQVFAHVHPRTQVPVVGIMVLGVLMAFLALLLDFKALVHFLSIGTLLECTVLPTSIIIIRFRKAPSGSQDPDSPEGTEQASPEPGQLRSALRPYLRFLGGCRPGAAVAWALGVLVGSAITLDCVLVFGDSALNLPPWGYTLLLLLSSATFLLSLLVLGAHQQQRRQDTFQVPMVPLIPAVSILLNVFLMLHLSYLTWLGLSICLLLGLAVYFGYGIWHSKENQRKRPGLAVPLGSLEEMVPALQPPSQTPAQEPSHTEQPSSP, encoded by the exons ATGGAAATGGCAAGCCTCAGGTGGCTCCTGCAGGTTCCAGATCCAGTTCCAGGGGAGGGCAGGCCACAAAG GTGCCGGCAGCTGGCTTGGTGCTCCTCTCAGCTGTCAACCATGGCCCGGGGACTGCCCAGCACCGCCAGACTGGCGCACTTTTGCCAGAAGCTGAACCGGCTGAAGACACTGGAGGAGCCCACCATGGAGAAGTCGCTGCGGCGCCACCTGACCACACTGGAACTGACCCTGCTGGGCGTGGGTGCCACGGTGGGCGTGGGCCTCTATGTGCTCATGGGAACTGTGGCTCAGGAGATGGCTGGCCCTGCAGTGATTGTGTCCTTCAGCGTGGCTGCCGTGGCCTCCCTGCTGGCAGCCTTGTGTTACGTGGAGTTTGAGGCACGTGTGCCCTGCACGGACTCTCCCTACCTCTGCACCTATGTGTCCATGGGTGAGCTGTGGGCCTTCCTCGTTGGCTGGATTGTGCTTCTCCAGTGTCTCATCAGTGGAGCTGCCATGGCCCGCTCCTGGAGCCACAACCTAGACGCCATCTTCAGCCACAACATCCGCAGCTTCACTGAGGCCCATGTCGGCATCTGGCAGGTGCCCTTCCTGGCCCAGTACCCAGACTTCTTGGCTGCTGTCATCATACTTGTTGCTTCTGGATATGTCTCCTCTGGAGTCCGCACCTCTTCTTGGGTCAATCACACCTTCTCTGCCATCAGCCTTGTCATCatcctcttcatcatcatcctGGGATTTGTCCTGGCCCGCCCGCACAACTGGAGTGCTGAGGAGGGCGGCTTTGCGCCCTTTGGTTTCACCGGCATCATGACTGGTGCCGCCATCTGCTTCTATGCCTTCGTGGGCTTTGGCGCTATTGCTGCCTCCAGTGTTGAGGCCCGGAACCCAAAGCGAGCAGTGCTTAAGGCCACTGCCATCTCTCTTGTCCTGGTGGCTGGCACCTACATCCTCGTCTCCACAGTCCTCACGCTCATGGTGCCCTGGCACAGCCTGGACCCTTACTGGGCACTCGCTGATGCCTTCCACCAGCGGGGCTATAGCTGGGCGGGCTTCATTGTGGCGGCTGGCTCCATCTGCG CCATCAACACTGTCCTGCTCAACATCTTCTTGTTCTTGCAACGCATGGTCTGTGCCATGGCTGCCGACGGGCTCTTATTCCAGGTGTTTGCCCACGTGCACCCCCGGACCCAGGTGCCTGTGGTGGGCATCATGGTGCTTGGGGTCCTCATGGCTTTCCTGGCACTGCTGCTGGACTTCAAGGCACTGGTACACTTCCTCTCCATTGGGACGCTGCTGGAATGTACTGTTTTGCCCACCAGCATTATCATTATACGCTTCCGAAAGGCCCCATCCGGTTCTCAGGACCCAGACAGCCCtgagggcacagagcaggctTCACCTGAGCCCGGGCAGCTGCGATCAGCCCTGAGGCCCTACCTCCGCTTCCTGGGTGGGTGCAGACCCGGAGCCGCTGTGGCTTGGGCCCTCGGTGTCCTGGTGGGCTCGGCCATCACCCTGGACTGTGTGCTGGTCTTTGGGGACTCGGCCCTGAACCTCCCGCCCTGGGGCTAcaccctgctgctcctgctcagcTCCGCCACGTTTCTGCTCAGTCTCCTCGTCCTGGGGGCCCACCAGCAGCAGCGCCGGCAGGACACCTTTCAG GTTCCCATGGTGCCCCTGATTCCCGCCGTGAGCATCCTCCTCAACGTCTTCCTCATGCTGCACCTGAGCTACCTGACCTGGCTGGGCTTGTCCATCTGTCTGCTTCTCG GACTCGCAGTGTATTTTGGCTACGGCATCTGGCACAGCAAGGAGAACCAGCGGAAACGGCCAGGGTTGGCTGTCCCACTCGGCAGCCTGGAGGAGATGGtgccagccctgcagccccctAGCCAGACGCCAGCGCAGGAGCCCAGCCACACAGAGCAGCCCTCTAGTCCATGA
- the LOC139039716 gene encoding cationic amino acid transporter 4-like isoform X3, with the protein MARGLPSTARLAHFCQKLNRLKTLEEPTMEKSLRRHLTTLELTLLGVGATVGVGLYVLMGTVAQEMAGPAVIVSFSVAAVASLLAALCYVEFEARVPCTDSPYLCTYVSMGELWAFLVGWIVLLQCLISGAAMARSWSHNLDAIFSHNIRSFTEAHVGIWQVPFLAQYPDFLAAVIILVASGYVSSGVRTSSWVNHTFSAISLVIILFIIILGFVLARPHNWSAEEGGFAPFGFTGIMTGAAICFYAFVGFGAIAASSVEARNPKRAVLKATAISLVLVAGTYILVSTVLTLMVPWHSLDPYWALADAFHQRGYSWAGFIVAAGSICAINTVLLNIFLFLQRMVCAMAADGLLFQVFAHVHPRTQVPVVGIMVLGVLMAFLALLLDFKALVHFLSIGTLLECTVLPTSIIIIRFRKAPSGSQDPDSPEGTEQASPEPGQLRSALRPYLRFLGGCRPGAAVAWALGVLVGSAITLDCVLVFGDSALNLPPWGYTLLLLLSSATFLLSLLVLGAHQQQRRQDTFQVPMVPLIPAVSILLNVFLMLHLSYLTWLGLSICLLLGLAVYFGYGIWHSKENQRKRPGLAVPLGSLEEMVPALQPPSQTPAQEPSHTEQPSSP; encoded by the exons ATGGCCCGGGGACTGCCCAGCACCGCCAGACTGGCGCACTTTTGCCAGAAGCTGAACCGGCTGAAGACACTGGAGGAGCCCACCATGGAGAAGTCGCTGCGGCGCCACCTGACCACACTGGAACTGACCCTGCTGGGCGTGGGTGCCACGGTGGGCGTGGGCCTCTATGTGCTCATGGGAACTGTGGCTCAGGAGATGGCTGGCCCTGCAGTGATTGTGTCCTTCAGCGTGGCTGCCGTGGCCTCCCTGCTGGCAGCCTTGTGTTACGTGGAGTTTGAGGCACGTGTGCCCTGCACGGACTCTCCCTACCTCTGCACCTATGTGTCCATGGGTGAGCTGTGGGCCTTCCTCGTTGGCTGGATTGTGCTTCTCCAGTGTCTCATCAGTGGAGCTGCCATGGCCCGCTCCTGGAGCCACAACCTAGACGCCATCTTCAGCCACAACATCCGCAGCTTCACTGAGGCCCATGTCGGCATCTGGCAGGTGCCCTTCCTGGCCCAGTACCCAGACTTCTTGGCTGCTGTCATCATACTTGTTGCTTCTGGATATGTCTCCTCTGGAGTCCGCACCTCTTCTTGGGTCAATCACACCTTCTCTGCCATCAGCCTTGTCATCatcctcttcatcatcatcctGGGATTTGTCCTGGCCCGCCCGCACAACTGGAGTGCTGAGGAGGGCGGCTTTGCGCCCTTTGGTTTCACCGGCATCATGACTGGTGCCGCCATCTGCTTCTATGCCTTCGTGGGCTTTGGCGCTATTGCTGCCTCCAGTGTTGAGGCCCGGAACCCAAAGCGAGCAGTGCTTAAGGCCACTGCCATCTCTCTTGTCCTGGTGGCTGGCACCTACATCCTCGTCTCCACAGTCCTCACGCTCATGGTGCCCTGGCACAGCCTGGACCCTTACTGGGCACTCGCTGATGCCTTCCACCAGCGGGGCTATAGCTGGGCGGGCTTCATTGTGGCGGCTGGCTCCATCTGCG CCATCAACACTGTCCTGCTCAACATCTTCTTGTTCTTGCAACGCATGGTCTGTGCCATGGCTGCCGACGGGCTCTTATTCCAGGTGTTTGCCCACGTGCACCCCCGGACCCAGGTGCCTGTGGTGGGCATCATGGTGCTTGGGGTCCTCATGGCTTTCCTGGCACTGCTGCTGGACTTCAAGGCACTGGTACACTTCCTCTCCATTGGGACGCTGCTGGAATGTACTGTTTTGCCCACCAGCATTATCATTATACGCTTCCGAAAGGCCCCATCCGGTTCTCAGGACCCAGACAGCCCtgagggcacagagcaggctTCACCTGAGCCCGGGCAGCTGCGATCAGCCCTGAGGCCCTACCTCCGCTTCCTGGGTGGGTGCAGACCCGGAGCCGCTGTGGCTTGGGCCCTCGGTGTCCTGGTGGGCTCGGCCATCACCCTGGACTGTGTGCTGGTCTTTGGGGACTCGGCCCTGAACCTCCCGCCCTGGGGCTAcaccctgctgctcctgctcagcTCCGCCACGTTTCTGCTCAGTCTCCTCGTCCTGGGGGCCCACCAGCAGCAGCGCCGGCAGGACACCTTTCAG GTTCCCATGGTGCCCCTGATTCCCGCCGTGAGCATCCTCCTCAACGTCTTCCTCATGCTGCACCTGAGCTACCTGACCTGGCTGGGCTTGTCCATCTGTCTGCTTCTCG GACTCGCAGTGTATTTTGGCTACGGCATCTGGCACAGCAAGGAGAACCAGCGGAAACGGCCAGGGTTGGCTGTCCCACTCGGCAGCCTGGAGGAGATGGtgccagccctgcagccccctAGCCAGACGCCAGCGCAGGAGCCCAGCCACACAGAGCAGCCCTCTAGTCCATGA